A section of the Neisseria dumasiana genome encodes:
- a CDS encoding RluA family pseudouridine synthase, giving the protein MPTISKDLVNHISITAEDAGQRLDNFLIKILKGVPKSHIQRIIRAGEVRLNKKRCKPTDRIEAGDVLRIPPVRIAEKQRPSENMPVPARDFEIVYEDDAMLVVNKPSGVAVHGGSGVSFGVIEQLRRARPEARYLELVHRLDKDTSGLLMIAKKRSALVKLHEAIRNDHPKKIYLALGVGKLAQDKLNVKLPLFKYTGAQGEKMVRVSENGQHAHTVFRVLKRFSDGLLHQVGLSHLTLVEATLKTGRTHQIRVHMQSQHCPIAGDERYGDYQANKRLHKLGLKRMFLHAAELHLQHPLTGEPLHLKAELPLELRQMVLMLEGGRQAE; this is encoded by the coding sequence ATGCCGACAATTAGCAAAGACTTGGTTAACCACATCAGCATCACTGCGGAAGACGCAGGGCAGCGGCTCGACAACTTTTTAATCAAGATTTTGAAAGGGGTGCCCAAAAGCCATATCCAGCGCATCATCCGCGCAGGCGAAGTACGCTTGAACAAAAAACGCTGCAAGCCTACCGACCGTATAGAAGCGGGCGATGTTTTGCGTATTCCGCCGGTGCGCATTGCCGAAAAGCAGAGGCCGTCTGAAAACATGCCGGTGCCTGCGCGTGATTTTGAAATTGTTTACGAAGACGATGCGATGCTGGTGGTGAACAAGCCCAGCGGCGTGGCGGTACACGGCGGCAGCGGGGTAAGTTTCGGCGTGATCGAGCAATTGCGCCGCGCCCGACCCGAAGCGCGTTATCTGGAGCTGGTGCACCGTTTGGACAAAGACACCAGCGGGCTGTTGATGATTGCGAAAAAGCGCAGCGCGTTGGTAAAGCTGCACGAAGCCATCCGCAACGACCATCCGAAAAAAATTTATCTGGCTTTGGGCGTAGGAAAGCTGGCGCAGGATAAGCTGAATGTGAAACTGCCACTGTTCAAATACACGGGCGCACAAGGCGAAAAGATGGTGCGCGTGAGTGAAAACGGCCAGCATGCGCATACGGTGTTCCGTGTATTGAAGCGTTTTTCAGACGGCCTGCTGCATCAGGTCGGCCTTTCGCATTTAACATTGGTGGAAGCCACCTTGAAAACCGGCCGCACTCATCAAATCCGCGTGCACATGCAGTCGCAGCATTGCCCGATTGCGGGCGACGAACGCTATGGCGATTATCAGGCCAACAAACGGCTGCACAAATTGGGTTTGAAGCGGATGTTTCTGCATGCGGCGGAGTTGCATTTGCAGCACCCGCTCACGGGCGAGCCGTTGCATTTGAAAGCCGAGCTGCCTTTGGAGTTGCGGCAGATGGTGTTGATGCTGGAGGGCGGCCGGCAAGCAGAGTAA
- a CDS encoding DUF1289 domain-containing protein, translating to MEQLEFFAIPSPCIGVCEANSKGYCKGCLRSREERLYWLNMSDAQKHQVMRLIAMRRSKLQKAAREGQISTELPDQMGFDF from the coding sequence ATGGAACAACTCGAGTTCTTTGCCATTCCCAGCCCCTGTATCGGCGTATGCGAAGCCAACAGCAAAGGCTATTGCAAAGGCTGCCTGCGCAGTCGGGAAGAGCGGCTCTATTGGCTTAATATGTCCGACGCACAAAAACACCAAGTCATGCGCCTGATTGCCATGCGCCGCAGCAAACTGCAAAAAGCCGCACGCGAAGGGCAAATCTCCACCGAATTACCCGACCAAATGGGATTTGATTTCTAA